In Candidatus Izemoplasma sp., a single window of DNA contains:
- a CDS encoding ATP-binding cassette domain-containing protein: MTLSQIKGFTIKFKQATVTVPDIPLKKQVTVLVGPNGVGKSTVLRVLAGMTSLRGLTGSFRYAQDHPKFPIDIVCEDLLTQINYMDVTFNPSLMDELIDMLQFRPYLKHTCTALSKGNQMKLNLILTLACEVDMYLLDEPFSGLDKLGKIALIDFMQKVNKQIIISSHLDDVIKEDIMDVVFL, from the coding sequence ATGACCCTATCTCAGATTAAAGGATTTACTATTAAGTTCAAACAAGCGACAGTCACTGTGCCAGACATCCCTTTAAAGAAACAGGTAACTGTCCTTGTTGGGCCAAACGGAGTAGGGAAGAGTACGGTATTAAGGGTCCTGGCGGGGATGACCTCATTAAGGGGATTAACGGGGTCATTTCGTTATGCACAAGATCATCCAAAGTTTCCAATTGATATCGTATGTGAGGATTTATTAACACAGATTAATTATATGGATGTAACCTTTAATCCGTCACTCATGGATGAGTTAATTGATATGTTACAATTTCGACCCTATTTGAAACATACCTGTACAGCATTATCAAAAGGAAATCAAATGAAGCTTAATTTGATTCTAACGCTTGCGTGTGAGGTTGATATGTATTTACTTGATGAGCCGTTTTCAGGATTAGATAAACTGGGTAAAATAGCTTTAATTGATTTTATGCAAAAGGTTAATAAGCAAATAATCATCTCTTCACATTTAGATGATGTAATCAAAGAAGATATTATGGATGTGGTGTTTTTATGA